From the genome of Paenibacillus sp., one region includes:
- the rbfA gene encoding 30S ribosome-binding factor RbfA — translation MAKVRVGRVGEQLKKELSQIIQMEWKDPGIGFVTVTGVDVTNDLSQAKVFISVLGSDEQKEATLKAFARGKGFLRSELGKRMRLRHVPDLLFQFDTSIEYGSRIEKLLETINTEADRP, via the coding sequence ATGGCTAAAGTCCGTGTCGGACGCGTGGGAGAACAGCTGAAGAAAGAGCTTAGCCAGATCATCCAGATGGAATGGAAGGATCCCGGCATCGGGTTCGTGACGGTGACGGGCGTGGACGTAACGAACGACTTGTCGCAAGCGAAGGTGTTCATTAGCGTCTTAGGCAGCGACGAACAGAAGGAAGCTACGCTGAAGGCGTTCGCCCGAGGCAAAGGGTTCCTCCGTTCCGAACTCGGCAAGCGGATGCGGCTTCGGCACGTGCCCGATCTGCTGTTCCAATTCGACACCTCGATCGAGTACGGCAGCCGCATCGAAAAGCTGCTCGAAACGATCAACACCGAGGCGGATCGGCCATGA
- a CDS encoding bifunctional oligoribonuclease/PAP phosphatase NrnA has protein sequence MNATFRPEAYQEALRQAAAYIRDGDDFLVVSHLSPDGDAISSTSAIGFILQALGKTYTLINEGRTPEKYKHLLGGQPIVDYEREAPNRRFERIIAVDCADFARIGAVHNVFSDNAALLNIDHHPTNDDYGAINLIKPTAAATVEIIYELAETLGIAWTKPLATCIYAGLLTDTGGFRYSNTTPQVMAVAERMLRHGAEGAALAEQLLETMTYPQMMLLKEALSTLTFTENRKIAWLSVTKETLDKLGAAEEDTEGLVNLPRNVAGVEVGLLFKEKAPGTVKVSLRSAGNVDVSRLAKSFGGGGHVRAAGCTISGTVDDAVRRMVEAVSEQL, from the coding sequence ATGAACGCGACGTTCCGTCCGGAAGCGTACCAAGAGGCGCTGCGCCAGGCGGCGGCATACATCCGGGACGGCGACGATTTCCTCGTCGTCTCCCACTTGTCGCCGGACGGCGACGCGATCAGCTCGACCAGCGCGATCGGGTTCATCCTGCAGGCGCTCGGCAAAACGTATACGTTGATCAACGAAGGCAGAACGCCGGAAAAATATAAACACTTGCTGGGAGGGCAGCCGATCGTCGATTACGAACGAGAGGCGCCCAATCGGCGTTTCGAACGCATCATCGCCGTCGACTGCGCGGATTTCGCGCGGATCGGCGCGGTACATAACGTATTTTCCGACAACGCGGCGCTGCTCAATATCGATCATCATCCGACGAACGACGACTACGGCGCGATCAACCTGATCAAGCCGACGGCCGCGGCGACGGTCGAGATCATTTACGAGCTTGCGGAGACGCTCGGGATCGCTTGGACGAAGCCGCTCGCGACGTGCATTTACGCGGGACTGTTGACCGATACCGGCGGGTTTCGGTATTCGAACACGACGCCGCAAGTCATGGCGGTCGCCGAACGGATGCTGCGGCACGGGGCGGAAGGCGCGGCGCTCGCGGAGCAGCTGCTGGAGACGATGACGTATCCGCAGATGATGCTGTTGAAAGAGGCGCTGTCGACGCTGACGTTCACCGAGAACCGGAAAATCGCTTGGCTGTCGGTGACGAAAGAGACGCTGGACAAGCTCGGCGCGGCGGAGGAAGATACCGAGGGGCTCGTCAACTTGCCGCGCAACGTCGCGGGCGTCGAAGTCGGATTGCTGTTTAAGGAAAAAGCGCCCGGCACCGTGAAAGTGAGCCTTCGTTCCGCGGGGAATGTGGACGTGTCCCGTCTCGCGAAATCGTTCGGCGGCGGCGGGCACGTACGAGCGGCCGGCTGCACGATAAGCGGGACGGTGGACGACGCGGTCCGGCGCATGGTGGAAGCGGTGAGCGAACAATTATGA
- the infB gene encoding translation initiation factor IF-2 yields MSKTDNKLRVYEYAKSLNMSSKEIITILKRLDIPVNNHMSVMEDNAVSAVEKFFKDVKANAAAKRAAETQAHGSGANSGGASVTTGTKDQSTPRRDDNRGNQERSQGDQGQNQRSQGDRPQGDRAYNSNPRPQGDRPQGDRPQGDRPQGDRGGYNRPQGDRPQGDRGGYNRPQGDRPQGGGYNRPQGDRPQGGGYGNRPQGDRPQGGGYGNRPQGDRPQGGGYGNRPGGDRPQGGGFGGRPGQGGGRPGQGGGRPGQGGGRFGGAAKIPAPPVDTRTQAQPTRERDRDKDKERDRDRVNKFSDGEFSDGKGRNKRKGGKFGNGRKNQQPSRPKVDNTPKKIIVRGNMTVGETAKLLHKDASEVIKKLLFMGTMATINQEIDIDIIQLLAAEFGVEVEVKIAEEIDNYDEIVEVDDEADLVERPPVVTIMGHVDHGKTTLLDAIRETNVVSGEAGGITQHIGAYQVEVNNRKITFLDTPGHEAFTSMRARGAQVTDITILVVAADDGVMPQTKEAISHAKAAGVPIIVAVNKIDKPDADPDKIKQALTEFELVPEEWGGDTIFVNISAKQRTNLDQLLEMILLVADVQEYKANPNKRARGTVIEAELDKGKGAVARVLVQNGTLKVGDALVIGNSFGRVRAMVNDKGRRVKEAGPSTPVEITGLTEVPQAGDPFMVFEDERKAREIAESRTSKQRQADFGANSRVSLDDLFSKIKEGDLKELNVIIKGDVQGSVEALKGSLEKIDVEGARVRILHTGVGAITESDVTFASASNAIVIGFNVRPEPAAKATADQDGVDIRLHRIIYNVIDEIESAMKGLLDPIFKEVVLGQAEVRNVFKITKVGTIAGCMVTQGKIARNAEVRVIRDGVVVHEGKLDSLKRFKDDAKEVAQGYECGIGIDKFNDVREGDIIEAFVMEPVER; encoded by the coding sequence TTGAGCAAAACCGATAACAAATTGAGAGTATACGAATATGCGAAATCATTGAACATGAGTAGTAAGGAGATCATTACAATATTGAAGCGACTGGATATTCCGGTCAATAATCATATGAGTGTTATGGAAGATAATGCGGTTTCGGCGGTGGAAAAGTTCTTCAAAGACGTGAAGGCGAACGCCGCGGCGAAACGCGCAGCGGAGACCCAGGCCCATGGGTCCGGAGCAAACAGCGGGGGTGCATCTGTGACGACGGGCACAAAAGATCAATCGACACCAAGAAGAGATGACAACAGAGGAAATCAGGAGCGCTCGCAAGGCGACCAAGGTCAAAATCAGCGCTCGCAAGGGGATCGCCCGCAGGGCGACCGCGCGTACAACAGCAATCCGCGCCCGCAGGGCGACCGTCCGCAAGGGGATCGTCCGCAAGGCGACCGCCCGCAGGGCGATCGCGGCGGCTACAACCGTCCGCAAGGCGACCGTCCGCAGGGCGATCGCGGCGGCTACAACCGTCCGCAGGGCGACCGTCCGCAGGGCGGCGGCTACAATCGCCCGCAGGGCGACCGTCCGCAAGGCGGCGGCTACGGCAACCGCCCGCAGGGCGACCGTCCGCAAGGCGGCGGCTACGGTAACCGCCCGCAGGGCGACCGTCCGCAAGGCGGCGGCTACGGCAACCGTCCGGGCGGCGACCGTCCGCAGGGCGGCGGCTTCGGCGGTCGTCCCGGTCAAGGCGGCGGGCGTCCGGGCCAAGGCGGCGGACGTCCGGGCCAAGGCGGCGGACGTTTCGGCGGCGCGGCGAAAATTCCGGCACCGCCGGTCGACACGCGCACGCAGGCGCAGCCGACGCGCGAGCGGGACCGCGACAAGGACAAGGAACGCGATCGCGATCGCGTGAACAAGTTCTCGGACGGCGAGTTCAGCGACGGCAAGGGCCGCAACAAGCGCAAAGGCGGAAAGTTCGGGAACGGTCGGAAAAATCAGCAGCCTTCGCGTCCGAAAGTCGACAATACGCCGAAGAAAATTATCGTCCGCGGCAACATGACCGTCGGCGAAACGGCGAAGCTGCTGCATAAAGACGCTTCCGAAGTCATCAAGAAGCTCCTGTTCATGGGCACGATGGCGACGATCAACCAAGAGATCGACATCGACATCATCCAGCTGCTTGCGGCGGAGTTCGGCGTCGAAGTCGAAGTGAAGATCGCGGAAGAGATCGACAACTACGACGAAATCGTCGAAGTCGACGACGAAGCGGACTTGGTTGAGCGCCCGCCGGTCGTTACGATCATGGGCCACGTCGACCACGGCAAAACGACGCTGCTCGACGCGATCCGGGAGACGAACGTCGTCTCGGGCGAAGCCGGCGGCATTACGCAGCATATCGGCGCGTACCAAGTCGAGGTTAACAACCGGAAAATTACGTTCCTCGATACGCCGGGCCACGAAGCGTTCACGTCGATGCGCGCGCGCGGCGCTCAGGTGACGGACATTACGATTCTTGTCGTCGCCGCGGACGACGGCGTCATGCCGCAGACGAAAGAGGCGATCTCCCACGCGAAAGCGGCGGGCGTGCCGATCATCGTCGCGGTGAACAAAATCGATAAGCCGGATGCGGATCCGGACAAAATCAAGCAGGCGCTCACGGAATTCGAGCTCGTTCCGGAAGAGTGGGGCGGCGACACGATTTTCGTGAACATTTCCGCAAAACAGCGCACCAATCTCGACCAGCTGCTGGAGATGATTCTCCTCGTAGCGGACGTGCAAGAATACAAGGCGAACCCGAACAAGCGGGCGCGCGGCACGGTCATCGAAGCCGAGCTCGACAAGGGCAAAGGCGCGGTCGCTCGCGTCCTCGTTCAGAACGGTACGCTCAAGGTCGGCGATGCGCTCGTCATCGGCAACAGCTTCGGCCGCGTCCGGGCGATGGTCAACGACAAAGGCCGCCGCGTGAAGGAAGCGGGCCCGTCGACGCCGGTCGAAATTACCGGCCTCACGGAAGTGCCGCAAGCGGGCGATCCGTTCATGGTGTTCGAGGACGAGCGGAAGGCGCGCGAAATCGCCGAATCCCGGACGTCCAAGCAGCGCCAAGCGGATTTCGGGGCGAATTCCCGCGTCTCGCTGGATGACCTGTTCAGCAAGATCAAGGAAGGCGATCTGAAGGAACTGAACGTCATCATCAAGGGCGACGTGCAAGGTTCGGTCGAAGCGCTCAAAGGCTCGCTCGAGAAGATCGATGTCGAAGGCGCGCGCGTGCGCATTCTGCACACCGGCGTCGGCGCGATCACCGAGTCGGATGTCACGTTCGCGTCGGCATCCAATGCGATCGTCATCGGCTTCAACGTGCGTCCGGAGCCGGCCGCGAAAGCGACGGCCGATCAGGACGGCGTCGACATCCGACTGCACCGCATCATCTACAACGTCATCGACGAGATCGAATCGGCGATGAAAGGCTTGCTCGATCCGATCTTCAAAGAGGTCGTACTCGGCCAGGCGGAAGTGCGCAACGTATTCAAAATCACGAAAGTGGGCACCATTGCAGGGTGTATGGTGACGCAAGGCAAGATCGCGCGCAACGCCGAGGTTCGCGTTATTCGGGACGGCGTCGTCGTTCACGAGGGCAAGCTGGACTCCCTCAAGCGGTTCAAGGACGATGCGAAAGAAGTGGCGCAAGGCTACGAATGCGGTATCGGCATCGACAAGTTCAATGATGTTCGAGAAGGCGACATCATCGAAGCGTTCGTGATGGAACCCGTAGAGAGGTGA